AAAGGTAGAAGTTTTTTAAAATTATTAGATTTTTGTCCAAGAGAAATTAGATACTTATTAGATTTATCTAGAGATTTAAAAAGAGCAAAATATACTGGTAATGAAATTCAAACAATGCAAGGAAAAAATGTTGTTTTATTATTTCAAAAAGATTCAACTAGAACAAGATGTGCATTTGAAGTAGCTGCTTTAGATCAAGGAGCTCACGTTACTTATTTAGGACCATCTGGATCACAATTTGGTAAAAAAGAATCAGTAGCAGATACTGCTAGAGTTTTAGGCAGAATGTATGATGCTATTGAATTTAGAGGATATGATCAAGCTGTTGTTGAAGAGTTAGCAAAATATTCAGGAGTTCCAGTTTATAATGGATTAACTAATGAGTTTCACCCAACTCAAATTCTTGCTGACTTTTTAACAGTTGAAGAATACAAAGGAAATCTAAAAGGTTTAAAATTTGTTTTTGCTGGAGATACTAGAAACAATGTTGCAACTTCATTAATGATAGGTTGTGCAAAAATGGGAATGCATTTTGTTGGTGCTGCTCCAAAACAATTATGACCAAGTCAAGATTTAATCGATCAATCTAAAGAAATTGCAAAAGAAACTAATGCTATTATTTCATTTACTGAAGATATGAAACAAGCATGCAGTGATGCTGATGTAATTTATACTGATGTTTGAGTTTCAATGGGAGAACCAG
This genomic window from Mycoplasma mycoides subsp. capri contains:
- the argF gene encoding ornithine carbamoyltransferase, whose product is MALNLKGRSFLKLLDFCPREIRYLLDLSRDLKRAKYTGNEIQTMQGKNVVLLFQKDSTRTRCAFEVAALDQGAHVTYLGPSGSQFGKKESVADTARVLGRMYDAIEFRGYDQAVVEELAKYSGVPVYNGLTNEFHPTQILADFLTVEEYKGNLKGLKFVFAGDTRNNVATSLMIGCAKMGMHFVGAAPKQLWPSQDLIDQSKEIAKETNAIISFTEDMKQACSDADVIYTDVWVSMGEPAEVWESRINLLKPYQVNMDAIKVAKPDVIFMHCLPSFHDLNTEIGRQIYEKFNIPEMEVTNEVFESKHSVVFEQAENRLHTIKAVMVATIGK